CGAAATTATAATCTACTGATGGATgaatgatgtgtgaatgtgccTACCCTGTAAATGTGAAAGACTGCGAATGTGTTCTCCCTGTAAATGTGATATGACGTATGTTGTCTCAGGATCATCCTCAGGTTTATTTCAGTTCTAGTGCTACTTGAAAAAATGCAAGTAACAGTACCAGTTATGTGGTTAGATGCACCGGAGTTTTTGACTTTTGCTATAAATCTGCAGCATGGAAGTATAGAGGATTTGAATCCAATCATATCATTAGATGTTTTTGATACTTTCCATAGTGATGCCCATCTGTAACTTCCATTGCCcgtattttattacatattgaCACGAACTTCAAAGCAGTGAGCTCACGAGGCTTATGCATAAAAAACGAGTCAAAGTTTTGATACGATTATGTCTCAGTGTAAAGAATTTCTAGGTTAGGTGACTANTCCTTAGAACTACACtatcccgcagtggactaaAGTAAAGACACGCAGAACGACAAAGTCAAGCCTCTCTGAGTGTGATCAGTatgcgagtgggtgaccactttgatcagcgtGCTGAGGGACTGAGGgttcggtcctcgttaaactgttccaacataaagtgcttgacttcgctcACAAGTTGTCTGGTTACCAAAGCAGGGACGCCATCTCCTCTGCGAAGGATCAAATTTgagatgacatgtcttcggatcatcctcagtgatgtttcccagactgtcgccaatagcccatagtACAGCTCTATTGCGATGTAAATGAAGTACCTACCAACCTGATCGGGAAACACCGGAACACGCACAAAGGACTTATTAATGTTCTGAGAGCGCGtaggataaaataaatattaaacaggtcacattaatgtgactggactgtgtattTCCTTGATTTACCCTAaaccttttcattttataattacttcatATGTTTCTAACCTCATTTTTACTTGAtcctttatctttttttacagtACTGTCAAGACTATTAACATTCATACaaggagtttaaaaaaaaaaaaacgatttaagTTAACTGCAAAATTGTTTCtggatttacgaaataaattatGCCTGCAGATTAGACAGTTTTACAGTGCTTTTTAATGTCTAGTATGCTTAAATCTGTTGCCCCAAAagtaaacattcaaaatattccaTAATTTCGAATGTCATATTATAGCTAGATGATAAAAGTAGGACTTGTTATGTATTCAGTTATTGAAGAGTGTCTCGTAATTCTAGAACAATGGGGAACTATGCCAAATAgtttgtcaaataaaaatttgggtCAATCAAAATCTCATTGAAAGCCtagaatattcaaatttcaagtgGAGCTCTAGGCGCTTAATTAACAAAGAACCAACTATTTCTTAAGACAGCAATTTTTACAtaagagtaaaatttatttcactagTTTAGCATTAGCCACTGTTACTAGTTAAAGTAATGAGAATTCAGTtctcttcaaatatttaaaatatatcggCCATGTTTATTAGCttattgtttattcaaaaacgTAGTTAATAAATTGTTCTTCAACTATTAATTTTGATCCATTCGAACGAGAGATTAAGGAATCTAAACAAATTCGAAACTTGCTGAATCCTCCACCTTATAGTATATTTCTGAAAGACCATTTTAAAAGCAGTGATGATTGAATTCTAAAGATGACTTCTATAGTAACAAGCAAAAAATCAGGGAAAGATACTTTGTTACGGTGATCAAAATAtcagctcaggggatagagcgttagcCTTCTAATggggtgaatcgggttcgaattccaacgATGGTTccttgatacgaattccgcacacggcttgcacagaccacagtgctgacacaagatatcctcagtagtagacggataatgggttaaAGTGCTCTTAGCCGCCAGGCTCACGGTGAGGCGATTTTTCTTAATGTCAACTCCCGGGCACCTCCCCTCGCCGCGGTTTTATTAAACAACTGTTTCATAGTCTTTTTTAGTAACCCTCACTGAGAGGCAACCCTGTGCTCGTCTCAATACAGTACTCGCAAACATTGTAAACGAATCTCAACACTctccgatatttttaaaagttgcttgttgaattaagtgaaaattttataatagttcaagactagaaaaattcaaatatcgaGAAAAATACTTCGTCCTTCAATAAAGAGGTAGAAAAAACTGCCGAAATATCGTATAACGACACCACACAAACacaattatttcagttaattagacaaatatttcggttgaaataaatttttaaatagaaactattcctgtaaattaaataaaaattcggagtaatgaaatatttatatcttcagAATAATCAGATTCTTTTGAATaccttaataaataaactaggtttttaaaaaaaattaataatctccTACATAAATCATTACATTATTAAGTGTTCATATTTtagctctatttttttaaaaaatagcaaattttttttacccagtATGAAAATAccaagttttttaaattgtttccatTTTAGAAGCACGATTCGTCTATTTTAATAAGAACGATTCAGAGAAAAGCAGGATAAAAAAGTGagatgtgtattttaatttatattctgctTCAAAACGGAGACACAGAaaacgttattatttttaaagtattcattagtcctttaaaattcaaaacaatttgagTTGCTCGAACCACATAATAGTCTCATTTGTAACaacttgcattttatttatttttgtttacacaaTGGCTTTTGTTTGCAATTTACTTTGAAAGTTCAAACATTTATATGCATCAGATTGTCATGCATTCTATGTGTCTGAAACTGTAAGACGTATTTTTTCTGTCCCTTGCAGAatggtaataatattttcttatttggcaataaaaatcttacttttgcTGCGATAACTCATCGAAAGagttgttttattataataacatatattaattgtattaaagaaaaataagttttcagcCTTTCAACCCAATTGctctaaaattactttctttaaagtaaattattacatataaaaatcaAGATTCTCTTATTTTACTCAATATCTTGTCATAAATGAAGTCTTTCCTGaatcaagaataaataaacagagGGTCTTTAAACTGTTATATAGTTAGGATATGAGAATGTCAAAGTAGATTCTTACCgtttaaattatacaaacattatattttttactttacaagTTCTACGAAGTTTTCCTCTATCGAAATTGTGTTAAcctattaaatttacttcaacTGCTACACAATTTTAACCCTTCAAGACCAAAACTGGAATTTGCTAACACGCATAAAGGAATTTATCGTTTGGGAcgtaacatttacaaaaaaaagtgtcaaaacAATGTACGATTGTTTGGACGTAAATATTATTGGGACAAAAAACTGCAAAAgggaatcattaaaaatttaatgatagatATCAATctcaaaaaagatttaaaaaaaagaataaattaaggtATAAAGCTAACACCAACAATCTCCACATCATTACAcacatacaaaaagaaaatgcttgAAACTCACAAATTGTGCAGTTacttaaaggttttaaaaactaaacagtAAGGTACAAAAGCCTgttgcattattaaatattactgccACATGCTTGATAAAGACACCatgaatttttgatataaattaattctgataaataaatgattaattaaattctgatataaatttgaataaatcacaatttgaaataaatttataaatataattaaaatgctatatCCTACTCTCagaagaggggaaaaaatgcagataaataaacttaaacttttagaaccagataagaattataaaccaagcttaaaattaagaaaccaaaatttaagaaataaacaggTGCTTCAGTAACTAAATGTAAAtatgtgtataaaaatatttaataaaaattttttttaacaaataagtaaaatatttggaaCCTGTTTTAGTGAAGCCTTCAACTAATCCGGTACCATCAATTCTATCTGGAACGCTGCCGGGATTGGTTGACTCCAATTATTGAATTCCATCTAACTTGAATTATTGAATTCCATCTAACATCTATTCCAACTACATATTCCTCTGGAATTCCTGTTGAAATTGACAAAAATGTCATCAGTATAGAAAgcttaaactaaattaaatatacactGTTTACAATATAGGGAACTCTAACAATCAATGtagaacaataaataaagtataaaatataaagttaaggGTTTTACACTCTTTTAAAATACACAGGATCAATAGTCTTAAGCAGAGCTTATTAAGAGCCTTGATTCAAATTTAGCAGCCAGTgcatttttaccaaatttcatctaAAACCAAGTGCAGCATAATTACGGGTCAATTCAGGAGAAAATTCCATTATGTAGCTCTTCGAATGATATTATCGTTAAAACTTACAGCAAAAATGCtgtcaccctgaataacttttgttctaatgataggatttttacgaactaagtgtcaaacttaatggttcctgggggtgacctcaaatgtgTTACAGCTAACTATTTAGAAATCagacaaaaacgtactttccctgaataaattttttaaatatttggaatcCTGACCCTTTAATACGGGGGGGAGGGGGTCgacaaaatatcgaaaaaatttcGTTGCAATCAAGATTTATATATTgcgaaagtttaaaataatgcaaataaccTAAccatagaaaaacaataaaaacaaccATAAGGAAACTCCAGGAATATAATGACAAGATGGCTAAAAATAGTGTGTCTCTTGCTAAGCTACGAAGAGAACTTTTGGATCTAGTTTCTGGGCAAtgaaaacagtttaatttttaatcctttgaaaattaagtttgaatctattaaattacttatgattttccaagattttaaaatttgaatgttgaactactatcttactttttttaaagctgttttaacgttatttgtataaaaattttgcactaaaactaaatttacattagttattataaatttatgaagagtTGTATGGCtatttgctttattgaaattattttatttatattcaccacaacattcaatatttaattaccaATAAGAGTttgaaatctttgaaaaattagaatttgtcAAAAGATCGCGTCAATACCCTGAGATCTCCAGTAGAGTAAAGTTTACTTTTTCGTCGAATTTTGTAGTTTTGGATTATTTCgagatttggtaattttaatttcagttttactagttttaattgttgaattagagaaaataatGTGATCTCCCACTATCCTTAACTATTTCCAGCATTTATGCAAACAAATTCTTtcatttgcacttttttttaaaaaaaactattaggaGATGGTCACAGAAATTACaggtgaaaaaaatagtttagcaacaatatttaaaaattaatgctgttTGCAGGAACTATTCTTCCCACCGCCTTAtataaggtaaaaatattaaaagaaattacctGAAACTAAATGCATATGTGgtagataatttaaagtttttccgAGTTGAATTAACAGTATAGATTTTCTATCAATAAATCAGTGACCTTCATTGGTTAAGTAATCTGTGGTTTAATTTATGGAAaactataaatagaataaaaatgttcgAATTTCTTCCTATAGGATTTAAGTGGATaccttttaagcattttgaaCATTACAAATATCGTAAAACAGAATAGCTAAATGCcataaaatttctcatttttaagtttaaaaatgacataaaattttatttaaatttatactttgattatttaatagaatttatttagtGTAGTGTAGCAAGCTTTGCATCTTTCCTATCAgttcttttatttcagttgGTTTGTAACAGTtcttgttacaaaaatttaattttatcatcgaATTTCAAACTGTGCGGGGGGGGAGGACAGTATATAGATGATAAACtcataaattatgattattgttTTAGGATTCGCCGAAATATTGgagattagtttttaaaaaaaaacttatttcgaaaatttttttaaaaatgtttatttctttaactatgCTGATGTatgttaattgtaaaaaatataagaatgtCAGTATTTAGACTCAAACAAAAACATTGCAGCGGATAGAGTTTAAATATAAAGgttagagaattttaaaaaattaattcatgatTTCGTTTTTGGCTGCTTACTAGGGTCATGGTTTTTGCTTCATCAAGGCAAAGCGGATGGCCaatgtgaaaattatataaataaccatttaaaaaatacacatccTTGCAACATTTGTAAACAAACAAGTAATTTtccgaattataatttttaaagaagtcttCTTCCTACTAATATAAGAGAGTTCACTCTTGAAATTATTGatcatacataaaatatactacCCTACACGGGAGCTCAAAAATTCATAAGATTTTCGAATGATATTAAGTAAACTTagtttgcagtaaaaaaaaagtggatattatttactcatttcactagttaattaaaaatataatttaaaaaattaaaaggaaaagttaGATTTATAATACCCCTAATTAAACAAGAGTAATAATTGTTACAGTTTGAGATTCTTCACAAGATAAAAGGACAAATTCGTCTGCaaaataagttaagttaaaGCCAGCTTACgcattcttgaaatttttgcattctataatctaaattttaaagtctgACAACATGAATGAAATGATTCCTAGTCAAAGGAATCAATGTTAAATAGTTGCAAAGCCAATTGATTCGTTAGCCAATTGAATCtgttagaaaaagaatttttgagatGAAGATTCTAAGAAAAACActgttttggaattttttgcaattttttagtaGCTGTTTAAGAAAACAAGGTACATCGAGCATTTTCCTGatatagcaatattttaataataattttgacaattaattatgaattttactatgaactagaaaacaaaatataaaagctgATGTATTATCAAATTCTatcagaaaattacttttatcaaaCTAGACTgtcgttgaataaaatgtttttattcaataaaatgttttattcaaatctcttcaaattacgaattaattttaagaagacTAAACATgaaacatcgtattttataatttggaaaaaggATTAGCAAtcttataagcaaaaaaaaatatgaaattttactcTACGTGTGCGCAAGTTTCTAGTAAGTTAaccacatttaaaattaaccaccccatttaaatatttcttaacgttcgcaaaattattttttaaaaactttttccggCTTCTACCAAATACAAAGAGTTGAAACTTTTGATGAACcggtaagaaaaatttatacctcataattcaaaattttttcatacacaatttcattagataaaaataattattcgaaattattttttcttcatgaaattatctttggataaatgggCTTCATAAGTaggtgcaattttttattgaattgcttaatttgaaatatgactgaaaacgcaaaaagtgaaattaacattaagggatccaaactttggatcaatCTCCTGCCCAAACTATGGGAACCCTTTTTCCCAGATTGacgctaccccctatattttgaaattcaagaaaatgctaaaaatgttgcttattcagaaaagtaagattttgtgtctaatttcgtaacttaatagttagaactaaatttcaaacttttcagTCACCCAGCAGCACGATTAAAAACTTCTCTCATTTTAAacattcacaaaaaaaagaaatattattcctTCCTAATATTTCCCTTTAACGTATTTTTCATCAACTAGTAACAATCTAGAGTTATAGGTTTTGTAATTTGTGGCCAATATGTAGTTNGCTTTTCTTTCTTCCATTTGAGGTGGGTCATTGCTTATAGCACACGCACGCacgaataagtaaataaaaagattttatgtgGTCTAGAGGTCAGGAAAGCTTGACTGGAAGGGCATTGGACACACGTCTGAGAGGTCGAGGGTTCGATTTTCACCGAACGAAGAACCCGTGTGTACAAATGGGCCACTGGTGCATGCTAAACCTGTAGgaatcacaaagtcctccaagttcctgTAACAAACCAATACCCCTGGGAGTATTGGATCTGATATTGAATGTGTTCTTGTTCAGGTCGAAATTATAATCTgcggatggatggatggatgatgtgtgaatgtgccTTCCCTGTAAATGTGAAAGAATGCGAATGTGTTCTCCCTGTAAATGTGATATGACGTATGTTGTCTCTGGATCAGCCTCAGGtttgtttcccagaccgtcaccaatagcctattgagcagctctagtgctactgaaaaaaatgcaagtaaCAGTACCAGTTATGTGGTTAGATGCACCGGAGTTTTTGACTTTTGCTATAAATCTGCAGCATGGAAGTATAGAGGATTTGAATCCAATCATATCATTAGATGTTTTTGATACTTTCCATAGTGATGTCCATCTGTAACTTCCGTTgaccatattttattacatattgaCACGAACTAGCCCATCTGTAACTTCCGTTGCCCATATTCTATTACATATTGACACGAACTTCAAAGCAGTGAGCTCACAAGGCTCATGCATAAAAAACGAGTAAAAGTTTTGATACGACTATGTCTCAGTGGCCAAGTGTAAAGAATTTCTAGGTTAGGTGACTAGTGTTAACGCTTCCTTAGAACTAcactgtcccgcagtggactaaagtaaagacacggttccctgcaGAGCGACAAAGTCAAGCATCTCTGAGTGTGGTCAGTatgcgagtgggtgaccactttgatcagcgtGCAGAGGGACTGAGGgttcggtcctcgttaaactgttccaacataaagtgcttgacttcgctcACAAGTTGTCTGGTTACCAAAGCAGGGACGTCATCtcctctgcggaggatcaaacttgagatgacatgtcttcggatcatccttagtGATGTTTctcagactgtcgccaatagcccatagtACAGCTCTATtgcgatgtaaataaagtacctaccaacCTGATCGGGGAACACCGGAGGGCGCACAAAGGACTTATTAATGTTTGGGGGGCGCataggataaaataaatattaaactattaaatattaagcgttataaataattaactgaataagaaataaaataaactggaaaTGCAAGAAGAAGatttttgtttcgaataatattttatttaaatttcacaaaagtaaattttacaagaattgaCAGAAACTTCCCTCTTCAGCAGCAAAGCTGACAAAGACATAATGAAGAGggatcagaatttttttttatcaaaaataattctcaatatGTTTTACAAGTAGGTTGTTGTAGTTCGTTTACGtagcactagaactgcacaatgggctattagcgacggtctgggTTCGAtggtaaatgtaatttaatctCACCGGTAATTTCAGAACTGGAAACGCAAATTTGGCAGTTAGAGAAGCGTGCTACAAAAAATGGGTGATAATCAACGCTATCATATCTAGTTGTGGCTGTGTGGTCACGGCAAGGAATTGTTCGTATCACTAATGAATCCGAAACTATTGTTAACAACCCATTGGTATAGTTGTATTTTACCTTATAACCTTCGTTGAGCAGCCGATGCAGTTTTTTGGATTCACGACTGCTAATTTTCAACtccatattttagtaatttttaaccaaacccagaagacgagggaactcatGTATCAAGCAGTAGAGAAAATTTGTCTTCGCAtaggacgttttgatggaactaacctgcattggcatggagagaaaaaccacgaaatcctccttcagttagcctgacggctagggggttctaacccatgatccgtctgccactgaggatacaTTGAGGATCACTGTGGACCGTGCAATCGCATCGTTGagcgtatcgaccagccatagctgggatttgaaccaggttcacctcatagaccccttaggggtccatgggtcatattttgggggtccacCGActgctcttaatttttaaaacgtttggatcaataatatttaaataacattgatcttttttttctttctaaaaggtGAAAATACATGCATATTTGAAACTAGGTGATCGAAATACCCCAAATTCAGTACGGACTGCACACAGCCCTCTAATATctctgtcatatttttaacatcctCTACTAACCAGCTTTCAGTTTGCACCATCAGGGGTGCGCCCCTGATGGTGCACCCCTAATGACGTCCGctgtactattttttattatctcctATCAAGCTACGTACATTTGACACCTTGTTCAGGTTACTagatctagaattttttactaagaagAAAGCCCAGTTTTGAAATCTGGAACATTAGACAAACTTGGATTTGGTATTCTACAAAAATCTCTGGTTGAGGCATCTCTCAAAGTTGCATATCATATTGCTAAAAGCAAGAAACCGCATACTGTTGGAGAGACGTTAATTAAGCCATGTGCGCTGGAGATGGTTGAATTAGTTTGTAGATtggaacagagaaaaaaaacttgaggcAATTCCATTTTCAAATGATGTGACACATTCAAGAATAGTTGAAATTTCTTGTAATATCTTGAAAAAGATCATCGATGAATTGAAAGTATCGTCATTTCCCTTTAGTATGCAACTGGATGAAACTACAGACATCTCGAATTATAGCCAACTTCTTGTTTTTGTTCGTTACGTGTCTCTTGATACTatcaaagaagaatttttattttgtaagtcTCTTTTGCAAACTACAAAGGCAGTTGATGTTTTAGCaatgtaaatgttttctttaccaAGCAAGACTTCGGCtggaaagaaaaacttcattcactttgTACAGATGGAGCACCTGTGATGCTTGGCAATAAATCTGGTTTTGCCctgttggtaaaaaaaaaagtctcctaaTGTTCTTGTTACTCattgttttttacataaacatgCGCTGGCTACAAAAACTCTTCCAACCAGCTAAAAAGAagcattatcaaaaattattaaaactgtaaattttattagacgTAGAGTTCTTGATCATCGTCTCTTTAAGACGGTGTGTCAAGAAATGGACGCAGAACATGAGGTACTTCTGTACCACACGGAATTGCGCTGGCTGTCACGAGGGCAGgctttgaaacaatttttcatgttGAAGATCGAATTATCACTTGTTCTAGAAGAAAAAGATAACTCATTCTTcgaatatttaagcaaaaaagattttacCTATAAATTGGCTTACCTGGCAGATAATTTTAACCACATGAACAATATAAGTCTTTTAATTCAAGGACCCGATATCACCATTATGGATGCAACTGAAAAATTACAAGCATTCTAATTGAAGAtgccactttgaaaaaaataaaattcaaaatgagatatctgcaaacttttaaatgttggaCGAAGTGCTTTCTGAAAATGGATCTTGGCAAGATAATTTGTTgctgaataacttaaaaaatgaaatctgtgAACATCTGGAGGTACTTcaagtttcattgaaaaaatattttaatttagatgagataaagataaaatatgagTTGTGGATTCGTCATCCTTTTCTTTGTGATATTGACTGTATCGATGACATGAGCCTTGCCAAAGATGAGCTTATTGATCTTAGAACAAAGTCCTTgctaaaaatggatttcgaTTCAAAAACACTCGGAGAGTTCTGGTCTTCTGTGAAAgaagcctacccattgcttgtaaagcgaGCTATTTCAGCTATAATTCCATTAGCTACAGTGTATCTTAACGAAGCCGGACTTTCCACAGttttgacaataaaaacaaaacatcgtTATCGATTGAATGTTGAGCATGTTATGCGcgttgctttgtcgaaaaccatctctctatttaatttattaataaaggaAAAGCAGCAACAACCTTCAgactaaacattttaattttaaatattttgtatactattgaaataataaaattaaatggtaaaataaattaaatactaaaaattgatgtttcttgcaaatttttttcccagaggggtggtccgtgacttcttaaaaaattttaaaaggggtccactgtatcaaaaaggttaagaaacactgatCTAGAAGCATAAAAATCGTTTATGAGCTTTTTTATTGTGGTTAATATAAGCCCTAATGTCTGTTTTTTGGGTCCCGCAGTGGAATGATCTTAAGACACTGTTCCCTATATTGGCTGTGATCAGTAAGGGGGTGGGTGACTACTTTGATCAAACCGCATAGGGACAGAGGGTGCGCGATATTAGTTCCTGTTAAGCAGTACTACCGTAAAGTTGTCAACTAAACGcgcagatcgtcgggctaccatAGCAGGAGGGCCATCCCGTCTGCAGgggttcaaaattgcgatggcatgccTCCggatcagggctcgaaaaaactcagaaattttacccgtccccgaggacggcttgtccaacaacgtacccgtcctcctttgaaactaacccgtagcttctaaataaataaaaatataattttctcttatttattactagcctttatataaattacacaatgaataatgaattagtagttacaagGATTACAagtactaggattacattatacagtaataaatgaaactagtgggctgcgccccctgctcgctaacgctcgccaacccccgaaaaNcttttaacgcttcttgtttaagaacAGTACataatgcgttttttttaagttcattgctgaaaaaactattttaaccgCTGTAATACTCCCAGACAAAGAAAACACCAATTCCACCATGCGCtgtatgttgctgtattgtggGTCATTTTGCTGCATTAGGTCTTTATAAATAGCTTGGACTAGGAGGGCTGAAGTTTTCTGGTGTTTAACGATGTtatgtatcttaaattttaatgacacatattaaaatttaagatatattccaacaaaaattgaaaatgtatcacgaacattaacgggaaaggggccgtccgcgcggacgtcggattcgagaaattcgttgtccgcggggaatttttgaccgccgaggacgggcggacaggtggtttttcgagccctgctccGGATCAgcccaacacctcctagaataaggaaggcctcagcacggatcaatttagtagtccgatgtgacgaagttaactgcgcagttgatGAACAATAAGAAAGACGccattacgttcggggtactaagttgcgcagtggttgaaaatacgaaatatgtcattacgtttggactactaaaggatatttatggtaacctgtgcagaggcctactcttttctaggaggtgttgatcatcctcggggatgttttccagaccgccgccaatagctcattgtgcagctctagtgtgacgtaaataaattgttgttgacgtatgcctgtttaggcagagggggcgattgttcttgttctccagtagcgccatctatagccaagaattcgacttctgccacatcatacgtcgcacctgtttatagggcggacccattcatacatccattcattcatccacagatcgtaatttttatctgaatcagagaatgat
The Parasteatoda tepidariorum isolate YZ-2023 unplaced genomic scaffold, CAS_Ptep_4.0 HiC_scaffold_1181, whole genome shotgun sequence genome window above contains:
- the LOC139427303 gene encoding protein FAM200C-like → MLDEVLSENGSWQDNLLLNNLKNEICEHLEVLQVSLKKYFNLDEIKIKYELWIRHPFLCDIDCIDDMSLAKDELIDLRTKSLLKMDFDSKTLGEFWSSVKEAYPLLVKRAISAIIPLATVYLNEAGLSTVLTIKTKHRYRLNVEHVMRVALSKTISLFNLLIKEKQQQPSD
- the LOC122273077 gene encoding protein FAM200C-like, with amino-acid sequence HDYQEARDEVDLDLPSETSYDATNVYYAKSHFSNFNTRSGKLDWKGIGHTSERSRVRFSPNEEPVCTNGPLVHAKPVGITKSSKFLRRVLDHRLFKTVCQEMDAEHEVLLYHTELRWLSRGQALKQFFMLKIELSLVLEEKDNSFFEYLSKKDFTYKLAYLADNFNHMNNISLLIQGPDITIMDATEKLQAF